A single region of the Metarhizium brunneum chromosome 6, complete sequence genome encodes:
- the ppoA_2 gene encoding Psi-producing oxygenase A, whose amino-acid sequence MPAKIQTLMSAIRRKPERAPDGKSDQEASAEVQMKRTSISHDLTHLKPKQATTVAHAITTLASGKPLDDKDLLLEKGVSMLQTLPPNSGLSSTISDGFITMLWNDLPHPATTTAGITARYRQHDGSGNNPWIPDMGKAGSPYSRSVPPTKPKGPNLPDPELVFDKLLRRTGPFRPHPSGLNRMFFSFATIVIHECFQTSRSDQWINETSSYVDLSTLYGNTDKEQKRVRTYENGKIFADSVASDRIMMMPPGVIALLVMFSRNHNKIAEDLLSINEDGKYKPWDSLGEQEKKWQDEDVFQLSRNINVGFFASIVLKDYVAAILNTPRANSTWSLDLGAEIKKSGRRMERGIGNAVSVEFAVLYHWHAALSSADAKWMENMLRLHLPELKSLDDVTVEMFTKVAMAAERNLMTTPAKEWTFGGLQRGPDGKFSDVDLAEIIKDCIEEPAHSFGAHGTPESLKVVDIMGQLQARNVFNVCTMNEFRRFLNLKPYEDFEDWNPDKETARAAELLYGHIDNLELYPGLMAEVTKPSMPGSGVCPGHTTGRGILDDAVALVRGDRFLSYDFNSTTLTNWGFSKLHTLPAGAYGGMMPHLLFNGLPGAWTGTSAYALLPFYTPMAAKEILTHNKSAEQYDMQRPASGRDIIGIHTHQGCKKVFEDRETFKVMYQKAIRECTDGHDFMIGWDDAERHSPRSKLLHAVFFEESFEQNVANFFRTHAAKQIAEHSVTYSSSKRRSIDIVRDVTNVVPILWLANRFAIPLKSKDHPHGLLTIPQTFMAYLVLFMYQSFNIIPENEWALREGATTAAQTLRTVFDAHLKTTRGVRERVVDWLAKNSAFEVSPDAHRLYHALNESKLPIGDLVGDCIGMGAPVAGNITQQASLLIDLFLSKGYEEYKARIVELAHKDDEASERELQGFVFEGMRHAGVVPGLPRVAARDVTVEDGARGPVDIQSGNTVLLATSNAAMDPVAFPNPEKLDPHRPLEDYTLLGCGLHYCFGSRMVGASLAATLREVFRLKNLRRAPGKQGHFTVVRHTLAGVTMKKYLDSNAKESPIPSSLTLDYDAE is encoded by the exons ATGCCTGCTAAAATTCAGACATTAATGAGCGCGATTAGGCGAAAGCCTGAAAGGGCCCCAGATGGAAAATCAGACCAGGAAGCTTCTGCAGAGGTGCAAATGAAAAGAACCTCGATCAGTCATGACCTCACCCATCTCAAACCCAAACAGGCCACGACAGTCGCACATGCCATCACAACACTTGCCTCGGGGAAGCCTCTGGACGACAAGGACCTTCTACTCGAAAAGGGAGTTTCAATGCTTCAGACTCTGCCGCCCAACAGCGGCTTGAGCAGCACCATCTCGGACGGGTTCATCACCATGCTGTGGAACGACCTGCCTCATCCTGCCACAACGACGGCTGGCATTACGGCAAGATACAGGCAACacgacggcagcggcaacaaTCCCTGGATCCCGGATATGGGCAAAGCTGGGTCACCCTACTCTCGCAGTGTTCCTCCAACCAAGCCCAAGGGCCCGAATCTTCCGGACCCCGAGTTGGTCTTTGACAAGCTGCTGCGGAGAACCGGGCCCTTTCGCCCACACCCGTCGGGACTCAACCGCATGTTTTTCTCGTTTGCTACCATTGTCATTCACGAGTGCTTCCAAACCTCTCGAAGTGACCAGTGGATCAACGAGACGTCGAGCTATGTAGACCTGAGCACGCTGTATGGCAATACGGACAAGGAGCAAAAGCGTGTGAGAACCTATGAGAATGGAAAGATCTTTGCGGATTCTGTGGCCTCTGACAGGAttatgatgatgccgccaggTGTAATTGCCTTGTTGGTCATGTTTTCGAGAAACCACAACAAGATTGCCGAGGATCTGCTGTCCATCAACGAAGACGGAAAGTATAAGCCCTGGGATAGTCTTGGCGAGCAGGAAAAGAAGTG GCAAGACGAAGATGTTTTTCAACTTTCTAGAAACATCAACGTCGGGTTCTTTGCGTCTATCGTCCTGAAGGACTACGTCGCAGCTATTCTCAACACCCCCCGCGCCAATTCAACCTGGTCCCTTGATCTTGGGGCCGAAATCAAAAAGTCTGGGCGGCGCATGGAGCGTGGCATCGGAAACGCCGTGTCGGTCGAGTTTGCCGTCCTGTATCACTGGCATGCCGCGCTCAGCTCGGCCGACGCCAAATGGATGGAGAACATGCTGAGACTCCATCTGCCTGAGCTGAAGtcgctcgacgacgtcacGGTGGAAATGTTTACAAAGGTCGCAATGGCGGCGGAGCGCAACCTAATGACCACGCCAGCGAAAGAATGGACGTTTGGAGGCCTGCAGAGGGGTCCGGATGGGAAATTTTCAGACGTTGATCTTGCTGAGATTATCAAGGATTGCATCGAAGAGCCGGCACACTCCTTTGGAGCCCATGGGACGCCGGAGAGCCTCAAGGTGGTGGATATCATGGGCCAGTTGCAGGCCAGGAATGTGTTTAACGTGTGTACTATGAACGA GTTCCGTCGATTCCTGAACCTGAAGCCGTACGAGGACTTTGAGGATTGGAATCCGGACAAGGAAACCGCCAGAGCTGCGGAGCTCTTGTACGGCCACATCGACAACCTCGAGCTGTATCCCGGCTTGATGGCCGAAGTGACGAAGCCCTCCATGCCGGGAAGTGGCGTCTGCCCCGGACACACGACGGGCAGAGGAATTCTCgatgatgccgtcgcccTTGTGAGAGGAGATCGATTCCTTAGCTACGACTTCAACAGCACCACCTTGACAAACTGGGGCTTTTCCAAGCTGCATACACTTCCGGCCGGAGCGTACGGCGGAATGATGCCTCATCTTCTGTTCAATGGTCTTCCGGGCGCTTGGACTGGCACCTCGGCATACGCACTGCTCCCGTTTTATACTCCCATGGCGGCGAAGGAAATATTGACCCATAACAAGAGTGCTGAGCAGTACGATATGCAGCGGCCGGCTAGCGGTCGGGACATTATTGGCATCCATACGCACCAGGGCTGCAAGAAGGTTTTTGAAGACAGAGAAACCTTCAAAGTCATGTATCAAAAGGCCATTCGCGAGTGCACAGACGGACACGACTTCATGATTGGATGGGACGATGCCGAGCGACACAGCCCGCGATCAAAATTACTCCACGCCGTATTTTTCGAGGAGAGCTTCGAGCAAAATGTCGCCAACTTCTTCCGCACCCATGCCGCCAAGCAAATTGCCGAGCATTCGGTGACGTACTCGTCGAGTAAAAGAAGGTCTATCGACATCGTCCGCGACGTGACCAACGTCGTGCCCATTCTCTGGCTGGCGAACCGGTTTGCCATTCCCCTCAAGAGCAAAGACCATCCCCATGGACTGTTGACAATACCCCAGACCTTCATGGCCTACCTCGTCCTTTTCATGTATCAGAGCTTCAACATCATCCCCGAAAACGAGTGGGCCCTGAGGGAGGGAGCTACAACCGCGGCACAAACTCTCCGCACCGTTTTTGACGCCCACCTCAAGACGACGCGAGGCGTGAGGGAGCGTGTCGTAGACTGGCTCGCCAAGAACAGCGCATTTGAAGTCAGCCCCGATGCGCACCGACTCTACCACGCCCTCAACGAGTCCAAGCTGCCCATTGGCGATCTGGTCGGCGACTGCATCGGCATGGGCGCCCCGGTCGCCGGCAACATTACCCAGCAGGCCTCTCTGCTGATTGACCTGTTTCTCAGCAAAGGATACGAAGAGTACAAGGCGCGCATCGTCGAGCTCGCCCacaaggacgacgaggcgTCGGAAAGGGAACTCCAAGGCTTTGTGTTCGAAGGCATGAGACACGCCGGCGTCGTTCCGGGCCTTCCGCGCGTTGCGGCCAGGGACGTCACAGTCGAAGACGGCGCCCGCGGGCCGGTCGATATCCAGAGCGGGAATACGGTTCTCCTCGCGACTtccaacgccgccatggaTCCTGTGGCCTTTCCCAACCCGGAGAAGTTGGACCCTCACCGCCCCTTGGAGGACTATACGCTGCTTGGGTGCGGGCTACACTATTGCTTCGGGTCGAGAATGGTGGGTGCGTCGCTTGCCGCCACGCTGAGGGAGGTGTTTAGGTTGAAGAATTTGCGGAGGGCGCCGGGGAAGCAGGGGCATTTCACGGTGGTTCGTCACACGTTGGCTGGGGTTACGATGAAGAAGTACCTTGATTCTAATGCGAAGGAGTCTCCGATACCAAGTTCTCTTACGTTGGATTACGATGCCGAGTAA